The genomic window GTTACAAAATGGATAGTAGGGACATAGAGAAAGTGAACGAAATAGTGGAGGAAACCATAAAAGAAGTCCTCAAACTCTAACTGTTTTTTAACCCCCTCCCCTCCTATATTCATATAAGAAACGATTTTAGAAAAAGGAGAGGGGTGGAGTGCGGTGTCTAATAATAATAATCGTAAAGAGGGTTTAAAAGGTTATTGTAGAATACGTGGTTTCACAACGGAACTTCTACTTTTAATCAAAAAGAATGAACCCATAACAACGAGAGAACTCTCTCTCCTCACAGGTAAATCCAGTAAACTGATATACGTGTACCTGTATAGGCTACGGAAATACGGATACGTTGAGTACAAGTACGGATACTGGCTGATAAATAAGAAAATATCTGGAGAACTAGAAGCGCTCGAGAAACCGCCAGACGAGTTATACAGTATAGAAATAAGCAGAAAAGAACTGAGCGAAAACGCCTGCAAAATCCTATACACGTTACTAAACAACTACGCCAACTCGGGAGGAAGAAAATACATGCTATTCCAAACACCGTACGACGTGGAAGAAACGTTCAAACTTTATGGAGAAGAACTTCGAAACGCTCTAATAGAATTGCTGAACAAAGGGATAATATACTACGTGAAAACTAAAGGACTGATAAAGATCGGCCTTATGAAAAACTACGTTGAGACATTGTTGAGAAATGTTTCCAAATTTGGAAACAACACCAATACTACTACTACTAAAAATAAAAACGTAGAAAACCCGTAAATCCATAAATTAAAAGTGTTAGAAAGTGCTAGAAAGTGTTAGAAAATGTTAGAAAGTGTTAGATGTATACAATATCATAAATAACACTGTATCATTTTTATAACAAAATATAAAGAAAATAACAAAAACGCCATAGAAAAACACGCATTGTATACGCACTCTGTATGTCTTTTTTATACACTTTTGCAGACGCTCTATTCTTTTTTATAATAAATATTAGGTTGGGGAGGCGGTAGTAGTAGTATATGTTGGGGCCGGGGCTGTTTCCAAATTTGGAAACAAGCCCTAACATTAGCCCCCCTAGTGGAGCGGGGTATTCAAACACCTCCTCTTTAACCCATTCTTTTCCTCCTTCCTTTCTCCAATTTTGGAGAAAAAGTTTTTAAACCCTCTTCCACATATCTAGAGTATTCAGAGGTGATTGGTGTGATAGTGGTTAAGCTTGATCAACCCATTGATTTAGATTATTCTTTTTTGGATAAATTGTTTCCTAGATCGGTTGATTGGTTGAATAAACTTTCTACTGGTGGAGGAGCCAGGCTATCCCAGTATTACTTGTATAGGAGGAATATTCATACATTGGAGTTGGAGAAGGTGGGTATTGATGAGTTATTGTCTCTTTTAATGAATGTTGGTTTGGGCTATGTTGTCTACTATGGTTTCACCAATTGCTTTGGTGTTACTAGGAGTGTGCTGGGGGAGTATTATCTCACTAACTTCTGTAGGGAATCTTGCGATAAGAACTCTTATCTATATCTCCCACTATTCCTCCCCACAAGATTACAACTAATGTATTTCCTCATAAACCACGCTAGGTCCGAGGATCCCGAAACAATAACTCATTCTCTCCGTTCCATGCTGTTCACCGGGAGTTTGCTTAGTATTCAGAATCTTGCACTGAAGATCTACATGGAGCTTGAGGAGACGTATTATTTGCAGAAGTATTCCCGCGAGAAAACTCTTGTTACCCCCACAGACTTCACTCTTATTGTTGCTAGGAGGATAAATGATGAGATATATTTCAGTGATTTTGAGAAAGCAGTAACGTATCTTTATAGGAAAAACAAATTATATCCTCCGCTATATCTACACGAGCACTTCAAAAACAGAGAACCCCCTGATGAAATAGAGGATCTGAGGGTTGATGAGAAAATAATCAGTGTCGTAAGGATTCTAGAGAAGCATTTTAGGGATCTCAATTACCTGTTCGTAACAACAACGTTGTTCTAGGTGATAACCCGTGAAAATCAGATGTCCACGTTGCGGTAAACCCGGATATCTCTATCAAGATACCAGAGAACTTAAGAGTGGTGTCCAAACTTATTTCTTCGTTTACCACAAAGTGAAGGAGGGTAAGAAGTGGGTTACCCGCAAATGTGCAGTGGGTTCACAACACTATATTTATGTATCTAAAACGCACACATTACCAGTTGCGGGGGTTAAATTATCCTTCTCAAACGTATTGGAGCCCGAGAAACTCCTATACTTATCCTATAAATCCATCAGAAACGTTATTAAGTTTCTCCAGAATCTCGATGATGAAAGTAGGAAAAAAGAAGTCAAGAAACTGTTGCCTCGAGTGGAGAAGATTCTTAAAATACTTGATAAGCTAACAACTCTTATTTATCAAAACTCTAGGTGAAACATTGTGGTGAGGTGTTTTAAAACATCAGATATTGTTATAGAGTTTCACGAATCTGATAATCAGATCATTATTATAACCTGGTATGGTGCGCTTGTTATTAAATTAAATGATCTAAAGATAATAGATGTGAAGTCGACAAACCCCACTCTCAAACTTGAAAATTGTGTAGATTAGGGGGTTTGTGGTGAAGAAGAGAGATCCTCTAAATATGTTTAGAAAGTACTTCTTCAGAGGTCAAGCTCTCTTAATTCAGTGTGAAGGAAGCGAAACCCGTGTTTTCGTCTACAAACCACGGGAGGATAGGGTGAGATTATTTATCTTTCCTAGTTTCAGGATCTTCTCGGAAATTCTTTCTTCATCCTCTAATAAATTTCCAGCAATTTATGATTTACCGTTCGGAATGTTATTCATCCTCAACGAAGAAACAATGAGAAAATTCCTCAAGAACTCCAGGAAGTACGAGCTCCTTCCTCAACCCGCTTAATTATTTTCTTTCTGTTTCCAAAATTGGAACCACACTTCTCCATTCTATTACTAGTGCTTCAGTTATCATGTGATATCCCGCATATCTAGACGTAAGTTTTATTAACCTCTACTGTAACTATTACTATTATATTGGGTGGAATAGTCTTGGCCGTGGAGTTGAGAGAACTTAAGACTAGAGAAGAAATATTGTTTGCGCAATACTGCATTAAGCTCTACGGTATGCCTATTCATCAGTTTCTCAGTAAAGGACGGTATTTTGCTTTATGCCGTGACGGTAAAATATGCGCAGTCGTTTATCTTCATGATCCCCATATATATAGATCCCTGTTCAGAAACCTTATGATACCTGAGAGGAACAGTTACTTCCTGCGCCGAATAGCTAGTTGTTGCCCCGGGGATCATCTCATCGAACTTCTCAATTTATTGTTTAAGAAACTTAAGGATGAAGGTAAGGAGGTTATAGTAACGTTCGGTCTCCCAGGGCATAGTAACAAAATATACAGAGAAAGCGGTTTTACAGAAATAGGAAAAACTAAGAGGGGAAACCCTATTTTTCTCAAAAAACTCGCTTAGAACTTTATTCATACTCTGTTTCCAATTTTGGAAACAACTTTTTTTATTAAACCCTCCTTTACCTCCGCAGAACCTTCAACACCATAATCAGCGGCACTCCTACGTAGACCATGAACTGTACTATGAAAACCACCAATCCCCTCAGATCCAACGTTATTATTTGGGGCACTGGTGTAAATGTTTTATTTGCCTCGTTCCACACGTACCTTAATGTAGTGTAGTTAACTATGAGCATGTTTCCGTAGTTGTTTATGTAATCCATAACTATTGGCATCAAGTAGTTGTTTATTAATGGTATTCCCACAGCTACGTATACGACTAGCAGTATTATCCACATCACGCCGTGTTTAATCACTATTCCCACCGCTGTTTTTGTTTTCTCCGCTCTTAAGCATGGATTTTATTTCTTCCTCGGGGATGGAGTCTATCGCCAACATACACACCGCATTTTTGAGAAGTATAATAATTGCTGTTAGTGTAAACGGGGTCACAACCGTTATTATCATGAACCAAACAAGCCTTGATGAAATGCCATATGACGAGAAATACTCAAGGTCATCGCCTACTGCAGAGACATAAATTTTAAATATTATAACGGTTACCGCTATCGTGAGGAGAATAAACAATCCCACGTATCTCCCAGGCAACTTAATACCTACTTCCTCACACTTTTCTTCCACAATACACCTCAAAAGCGAATCACCTCCTCCTAACCCATCCTTTCACGAGGTCTCTTATTAATTCTCTCATCAGTAGTATAATTATTATTATTGTTAATATTCTTATTGTTTTTTCGTACACATTCTCCGGGTTCCATACTAATATGGATGATCCCAACAGGATCAGTACTCCCAAACCGATATATATAAACATATTCCTTAGTAACTCCGTCTTTAGATCTGTATCTTGATCGTCTGTAGTAGTAGTCTTCCGATAAGTAGACGTATATACTATACTTCACCACCTACTCCTCATCCTCATTTTCCTCGAGGATTTCCCTGTATAGTTCATCAATAGGGGTGCCAAGCCTGTCTTTTATTAAATAAGATATAATAACGTTCCTCAACAACCAACGCAGTGCGAGGGCTAGCATCATGATTCCCACGTATATAAACGTTATTGTGTATGTATAATTAGCGTAGAACTCTATAGCCTCTTTCCCAACGTTGACCACGCCTATATTATTAAGTAATAGTATTACCCAGTTTCCCACCGCTAGGAATAGGCACATTATGACTATTAAAAATGCCCAAACCCTATTAACACCATCTACTATTTTCAGAAACTTCCTTATTTCCTCGACCTTCTCCATACTCATCACCACATATATTTATTTCCCAACCTAGTTTATATATTTTTTGATAGCGTCTATACAGTTTTTATATGTTTTTAGACATACATATTTAATCTAGAAATACATATACGTATATACTTGGTGATTAAATCATGGCGTATAGGTTGAGGAGAAGGAGAGGTAGGAGAACTCCAACGCTTAGCAGGAGATTCAGACAGTATATGGATGCGATTTTATTTATATTATTGGTGCCATTTGTTGGCGGAACATTGGGCTGGTTAACGGCGTCACTGCCCGAGAGAAACCTAACTATTGGCACCGTAACAGTATCCAGCTCGTTATTCTTAGGAATAATAACGTTCGCTGTACCAATAGCACTACTAGTAACAGCACTATATAAGTTAAGGGTAAGAGTTTAATCAATAAATACAGTAGATTTAGAACCGCATCTCAATCCAAATCTTTTTTCTCCTTCCTCTTCCCTCTTCTTGTAAGCGTTACGTCTAGAATATGCTCCCCAGACCTAATTCCATGATATAACACAATATATCTATCCTTGTGATTAGTGAAGTAGTGGAGATAGTCCCATAAAGTTGATATGGTGAATAAATAGTCATTTGAATACATATTTATTTCTGGTTCAGTAATGCTTGTTAGTATCCTTACTTGTGATGAACGTAGGAAAACCGCTAGTGATCTCAAGTAGTGGACAACAAACACTAGCACTATATTGTCTGTGCCCAATATATGCCTAACGCGGAAAATCTTGTTTAGTTTAACCTGATCCTCTTTCCGCCTACCCGTAACCTTGTATGAGAAATCATCGAAGACTATGTAATATTTATCCGACGCACCAACTATGTTGTTAAGTTCATCGACATCATCAAGATAATACTTTGTGAACTCGGGGAAACACTTTTCATGAATTATGTTTGTTAACGTTGTCTTCCCAGAACCCATTGAACCAATGATGGTGATGATTAGTGGTAGTTTCTCTTTCTTGAGGTAACTGCAGATCCTCACTTTTCAAGAACCTTCCTCTTAGATACTTGGGTAATGATCTCGGTCTTAGTGTTCAGATTTGATAGATACTTGATTACATGTAGCCACAGGGGTTCCCGTACTACTGGTGCGTTGACGCTCCAGTACTCCATTATCTCCCTCCAGTTTATTCTAACGCCGTATGCGTTCTCGAGTATTACGGAGAGGTTGGCTAGTATGAAGAAATTGGGTATGTCGGGTATCTGCCCCTTCCTATCCGCGTATTTCAACAACG from candidate division WOR-3 bacterium includes these protein-coding regions:
- a CDS encoding ATP-binding protein, which translates into the protein MRICSYLKKEKLPLIITIIGSMGSGKTTLTNIIHEKCFPEFTKYYLDDVDELNNIVGASDKYYIVFDDFSYKVTGRRKEDQVKLNKIFRVRHILGTDNIVLVFVVHYLRSLAVFLRSSQVRILTSITEPEINMYSNDYLFTISTLWDYLHYFTNHKDRYIVLYHGIRSGEHILDVTLTRRGKRKEKKDLD